In a single window of the Desulfovibrio mangrovi genome:
- the argS gene encoding arginine--tRNA ligase, with the protein MRAKNHLLTTLQTIVEGMDLTWPEKATIEPPKDKQHGDMAANIAMVLAKQAHMSPRDLAARIAGALQQNDPFIANIDIAGPGFLNITFTDDFWRETVTIIEKAGDRYGSVSFGNGKRAQVEYVSANPTGPLHIGHGRGAAVGDSLTRVLRFAGYDVETEYYINDAGRQMYILGFSVLFRAKQLSGQDLPDPEDFYRGDYIKDIAATVLKLHPNLMELPEQEALDICRDYALNDILDGIKKDLAEFNVEHQVWFSEKSLLAEGAVDKTFDRLRDAGLAFEQDGALWFRTTDFGDDKDRVLKKSDGLLTYFASDIAYHDNKYDRGFDLCVDIWGADHHGYVPRMRAAVEALGKPKESFDVILVQLVNLLRGGEQVAMSTRAGTFDTLEEVVREVGRDAARFMFLSRKSDSHLDFDLDLVKQQSMDNPVYYVQYAHARIASVIRKAEERGMTVPEKATPEILAALGSADELDMLRLLDQFEDVVEAAARQLAPHHVSFYLQDVASALHRFYANNPVLNAGDDAIVAARLVLLKSVACVIRNGLALLGVSAPESM; encoded by the coding sequence ATGCGCGCAAAGAATCATCTGCTCACCACCCTCCAGACCATCGTGGAAGGCATGGACCTGACCTGGCCCGAAAAGGCCACCATCGAGCCCCCCAAGGACAAGCAGCATGGCGACATGGCTGCCAACATAGCCATGGTCCTCGCCAAGCAGGCTCACATGAGCCCGCGTGACCTTGCGGCCCGCATCGCTGGTGCCCTGCAGCAGAATGACCCGTTCATTGCCAATATCGACATCGCCGGTCCCGGCTTCCTCAACATCACCTTTACCGATGACTTCTGGCGCGAAACCGTCACCATCATCGAAAAGGCTGGCGACCGCTACGGCAGCGTCTCCTTCGGCAACGGCAAGCGTGCACAGGTGGAATACGTTTCCGCCAACCCCACCGGCCCCCTGCACATTGGTCACGGCCGCGGTGCCGCCGTTGGCGACAGCCTTACCCGCGTGCTGCGTTTCGCAGGCTACGACGTGGAAACCGAATACTACATCAACGACGCCGGTCGTCAGATGTATATCCTCGGCTTTTCCGTACTGTTCCGCGCCAAGCAGCTTTCCGGGCAGGACCTGCCGGACCCTGAAGATTTCTACCGCGGCGACTACATCAAGGACATTGCCGCCACCGTGCTGAAGCTGCACCCCAACCTCATGGAACTGCCCGAGCAGGAAGCGCTGGACATCTGCCGCGACTACGCCCTGAACGACATTCTTGACGGCATCAAGAAAGACCTTGCCGAGTTCAACGTCGAACATCAGGTATGGTTCTCCGAAAAGTCCCTGCTGGCCGAAGGTGCCGTGGACAAGACTTTCGACCGCCTGCGCGATGCCGGCCTTGCCTTTGAACAGGACGGCGCACTGTGGTTCCGCACCACCGATTTCGGCGATGACAAGGACCGCGTACTGAAGAAGTCTGACGGCCTGCTCACCTACTTCGCCTCCGACATTGCCTACCACGACAACAAGTACGACCGCGGCTTTGACCTGTGCGTCGACATCTGGGGCGCAGACCACCATGGCTACGTGCCGCGCATGCGCGCCGCCGTAGAAGCGCTGGGTAAGCCCAAGGAAAGCTTTGATGTCATTCTCGTGCAGCTTGTGAACCTGCTGCGCGGCGGCGAGCAGGTGGCCATGTCCACCCGTGCAGGCACCTTTGACACGCTGGAAGAAGTGGTCAGGGAAGTAGGCCGCGATGCCGCCCGCTTCATGTTCCTCTCCCGCAAGAGCGACAGCCATCTGGACTTTGACCTTGATCTGGTCAAGCAGCAGTCCATGGACAACCCTGTTTACTACGTGCAGTACGCCCATGCCCGTATCGCCTCGGTCATCCGCAAGGCGGAAGAACGCGGCATGACCGTACCCGAAAAGGCAACCCCCGAAATCCTCGCAGCTCTCGGCAGTGCGGATGAACTGGATATGCTGCGCCTGCTTGATCAGTTTGAGGACGTGGTCGAAGCCGCTGCCCGCCAGCTCGCCCCCCACCATGTCAGCTTCTATCTGCAGGATGTGGCCAGCGCGCTGCACCGATTCTATGCGAACAATCCCGTACTGAACGCCGGTGACGACGCCATCGTCGCCGCCCGCCTCGTGCTGCTCAAGAGCGTTGCCTGCGTCATCCGCAACGGCCTTGCTCTGCTTGGCGTAAGCGCCCCCGAATCCATGTAG